One window of the Runella slithyformis DSM 19594 genome contains the following:
- a CDS encoding ISAon1 family transposase, which yields MDTNPNSTNSIGEFYGVKGRNLLRHYKDCQGGFKHWNQKSNAKLWLLYPQNMGTHLSIDETSLSDGELYTILTNKAAKGRKGSIVAIIAGTKAETVIEILRRIPVRPRKKVLEITLDMAGNMALIAKRCFPLATQVTDRFHVQKLASEALQEIRIKYRWQAIDAENEAIEQAKISQQPYHAEVLANGDTLKQLLARSRYVLYKKEKDWTENQKQRATLLFERYPDLKKAYELTMALSHIFENTTDKLYGLARLAKWHEKVRQSGFKAFNTVARSIQNHYETILNYFDNRSTNASAESFNAKIKAFRAQFRGVRNVEFFLYRLTQLYA from the coding sequence GTGGATACGAATCCGAATAGTACAAATTCAATCGGAGAGTTTTATGGCGTGAAGGGTCGGAATCTGCTTCGTCACTACAAAGATTGCCAAGGTGGATTCAAACATTGGAATCAAAAGTCTAATGCTAAACTATGGCTGTTATACCCTCAAAATATGGGAACTCATCTTTCCATTGATGAAACCTCGTTATCTGATGGGGAGTTATACACTATTCTTACCAATAAAGCAGCCAAAGGCAGAAAAGGGAGCATTGTAGCAATTATTGCGGGTACAAAGGCTGAAACAGTCATTGAAATTCTTCGCAGGATACCTGTAAGACCTCGTAAAAAAGTCCTTGAAATTACGCTGGACATGGCCGGTAATATGGCTTTAATCGCCAAGCGCTGTTTCCCTTTGGCTACCCAAGTCACTGACCGTTTCCATGTACAGAAATTGGCCTCCGAAGCTTTACAGGAAATCAGGATCAAGTATCGATGGCAGGCCATAGATGCCGAAAATGAAGCCATAGAACAAGCTAAAATCAGTCAACAACCTTACCATGCTGAAGTTCTCGCTAATGGAGACACCCTTAAACAATTATTAGCTCGCAGCAGGTATGTGCTCTACAAAAAGGAGAAAGATTGGACAGAGAATCAAAAACAAAGGGCAACACTACTTTTTGAGCGCTATCCTGATTTGAAAAAAGCCTATGAGTTAACGATGGCCTTGAGCCATATTTTTGAGAATACTACTGATAAACTTTATGGATTGGCCAGACTGGCCAAATGGCATGAAAAGGTTCGTCAGTCAGGATTTAAAGCCTTCAACACGGTGGCGCGTTCTATTCAAAACCATTATGAAACCATCCTTAACTATTTTGATAATCGAAGTACGAACGCGTCTGCCGAATCTTTTAATGCCAAGATTAAAGCTTTTCGAGCTCAGTTCAGAGGGGTAAGGAATGTAGAATTCTTTCTTTATCGGCTAACGCAGTTATATGCTTAA
- a CDS encoding ISAon1 family transposase N-terminal region protein encodes MESFLPIVQFLLPEFILENFELTTINRQEGVFHIHLTEKNTDDRDSERKNLLSKGFFAPITVQDFPLRGQKVFLHIKRRRWLNTQTGKVVYRDWAEVSKGTRMTSEFANFLKGISGYESE; translated from the coding sequence TTGGAGAGTTTCCTACCTATCGTTCAGTTCCTGTTGCCCGAGTTCATTTTGGAAAATTTTGAATTGACTACTATTAACCGCCAAGAGGGTGTCTTCCATATCCATCTTACAGAGAAAAATACAGACGATCGAGACTCTGAGCGGAAAAATTTGTTATCCAAAGGTTTTTTTGCGCCCATAACTGTCCAAGACTTTCCCCTGCGTGGGCAAAAGGTCTTTCTTCACATTAAGCGCCGCCGATGGCTCAATACCCAAACAGGTAAAGTAGTTTACAGAGACTGGGCAGAAGTAAGCAAAGGAACGCGAATGACAAGTGAATTCGCGAATTTTTTAAAAGGTATCAGTGGATACGAATCCGAATAG
- a CDS encoding fumarylacetoacetate hydrolase family protein has protein sequence MKLFRFGSFEQEKPGVILPNGRKIDVSAFGQDYNEAFFAGDGIRRLAEWLTTHADTCPEVSDSLRLGSCVARPSKIVCIGLNYAKHAAESGAQVPPEPVIFFKSTTALCGPFDNVIIPRNSVKTDWEVELAFVIGKKASYVDEADAMDYVAGYILHNDYSEREFQLERSGQWVKGKSNDTFAPMGPFMATKDEISDPHKLRLWLKVNGEMLQDSNTDDMVFKIPTLVSYLSQFMTLLPGDVISTGTPFGVGLGFKPPRYLKSGDVIELGIDHLGTQRQVAVAYQ, from the coding sequence ATGAAACTTTTTCGTTTTGGTAGCTTTGAACAGGAAAAACCGGGCGTCATCCTGCCCAATGGCCGTAAAATTGACGTCTCTGCCTTTGGTCAGGATTACAACGAAGCCTTTTTTGCCGGCGACGGCATCCGCCGTTTGGCCGAATGGCTAACGACCCACGCCGACACTTGTCCGGAGGTTTCCGACAGCCTGCGCCTCGGCTCCTGCGTGGCTCGTCCGTCCAAGATCGTGTGCATCGGGCTCAATTATGCCAAACACGCCGCCGAATCCGGTGCGCAGGTACCCCCTGAGCCGGTTATTTTCTTTAAATCTACTACGGCCCTCTGCGGCCCGTTTGATAATGTCATCATTCCGCGCAACTCCGTCAAGACCGACTGGGAAGTGGAACTGGCCTTTGTGATTGGTAAAAAAGCAAGCTACGTCGACGAAGCCGATGCCATGGACTATGTGGCCGGCTATATCTTACACAACGATTATTCGGAGCGTGAATTTCAGTTGGAACGCAGCGGTCAGTGGGTAAAAGGCAAAAGTAACGATACCTTTGCCCCGATGGGGCCTTTCATGGCCACCAAGGATGAAATTTCGGATCCGCACAAACTCCGCCTTTGGCTGAAAGTAAACGGCGAAATGCTGCAGGATTCCAATACCGACGACATGGTCTTCAAGATTCCTACGCTGGTCAGCTACCTCAGTCAATTCATGACCCTGCTGCCGGGCGATGTTATCTCGACCGGAACGCCGTTTGGCGTAGGGCTTGGCTTCAAACCGCCGCGTTACCTCAAATCAGGCGATGTGATCGAATTGGGCATTGACCACCTCGGCACCCAACGGCAGGTAGCGGTGGCGTATCAGTAA
- a CDS encoding carbohydrate binding family 9 domain-containing protein, which produces MRFLLWFLLCGVTVFAQKKNEAYQYHIREASASIKVDGLEDDAAWQTTETAKDFFMITPMDTSRSRSKTEVKMCYDKNNLYIIAVNYKPVKGSLVVESLKRDFNFGNNDNFFIVLDTFEDLTNGFSFGASAAGAYWDGQEADGTVINLNWDNKWYGATKNYDDRWIWEASIPFKSIRYRPDQTRWGINFSRLELTINEKSSWAPVPRQFQSANLGYAGVLVWDKPLPPAGKNISIIPYALTGVSKDFISQKPTDWRPNIGGDAKIALNSSMNLDLTVNPDFSQVEVDVQQTNLDRFELFFPERRQFFLENADLFASFGFATLRPFFSRRIGLGVPILFGARLSGKLDKNWRIGVLDTQTQQEGDLPAQNFAVVALQRKVFARSNIGILMVNKESLGYDEQIHKSIGRYNRNIGAEFNLASANNIWTGKATVLKSFSPHLSGRDVAISSILNFNKANFFWQWRHEYVGENYNAEVGYVPNAARRGYQMLVPNAGYLFFVNSPLLISHGPLLQSTLFWNKSNRLTDNETTLTYTFNFRNRATGVIGAASSYVQLLAPFDPTNTGREKLAAGTQHYWKSVGMDFTSSPRTKFTYAFSSRYGGFYANGNRFNVKTTLGYRFQPYVATKFSVDYNKITLPYLKTPVELWLVGPRVDITFTNSLFWTTFVQYNSQAKNINLNTRLQWRYQPASDLFIVYTDNYLPENLMVKNRAIVLKLTYWWNV; this is translated from the coding sequence ATGCGCTTTTTACTGTGGTTTTTACTGTGTGGGGTAACTGTTTTTGCCCAAAAGAAAAACGAAGCCTACCAATACCACATTCGGGAAGCAAGTGCCTCCATTAAAGTCGACGGTCTGGAAGACGATGCCGCCTGGCAAACGACCGAAACCGCCAAGGATTTTTTCATGATCACGCCGATGGATACCAGTCGGTCGCGCTCCAAAACGGAGGTAAAAATGTGTTATGATAAAAACAACCTCTACATCATAGCCGTCAATTACAAACCCGTCAAAGGTTCGCTGGTGGTCGAATCGTTGAAAAGGGACTTTAATTTCGGCAACAACGACAATTTCTTCATCGTTCTGGATACGTTTGAAGACCTCACCAACGGTTTTTCGTTTGGGGCCAGTGCCGCCGGAGCGTATTGGGACGGGCAGGAGGCCGACGGGACAGTCATCAACCTCAACTGGGACAATAAATGGTACGGAGCAACCAAAAACTACGACGATCGCTGGATATGGGAAGCCTCCATTCCATTCAAAAGCATTCGTTACCGCCCCGATCAAACCCGCTGGGGCATTAATTTCAGCCGTCTCGAACTGACTATTAACGAAAAATCATCGTGGGCTCCCGTTCCGCGTCAATTTCAATCGGCCAATCTGGGCTATGCCGGCGTATTGGTGTGGGACAAGCCACTGCCACCTGCGGGCAAGAACATTTCCATCATTCCGTACGCACTAACGGGAGTTTCTAAAGATTTTATTTCCCAAAAACCCACCGATTGGCGGCCCAACATCGGCGGTGATGCCAAAATTGCGCTGAACTCCTCTATGAATCTCGACCTGACCGTCAATCCTGATTTTTCGCAGGTGGAAGTGGATGTACAACAGACCAACCTCGACCGCTTTGAACTGTTTTTTCCCGAAAGACGGCAGTTCTTTCTGGAAAATGCCGATCTGTTTGCCAGTTTTGGTTTTGCTACCTTACGCCCCTTTTTCTCCCGCCGTATCGGGTTGGGCGTGCCGATCTTGTTCGGGGCTCGTCTCAGCGGCAAATTGGATAAGAACTGGCGCATCGGGGTATTGGACACCCAAACCCAACAGGAAGGCGACCTGCCTGCGCAAAACTTCGCCGTCGTTGCCTTGCAGCGCAAAGTATTCGCCCGCTCCAACATCGGTATTCTGATGGTCAATAAGGAATCATTGGGCTACGACGAACAGATCCACAAATCCATCGGGCGGTATAACCGAAACATAGGGGCAGAGTTCAATCTCGCCTCAGCCAACAATATCTGGACGGGAAAGGCCACCGTGCTCAAGTCATTCAGCCCGCACCTGTCGGGCCGTGATGTGGCCATCTCAAGCATTCTTAACTTTAATAAAGCAAATTTCTTTTGGCAATGGCGGCACGAATACGTGGGCGAAAACTACAACGCCGAAGTGGGTTACGTGCCTAATGCCGCCCGGCGCGGGTATCAAATGCTGGTTCCCAATGCAGGCTATTTGTTTTTTGTCAATTCTCCGCTGCTCATCAGCCACGGGCCACTGCTCCAAAGTACGCTGTTTTGGAATAAGTCCAACCGCCTGACCGACAATGAAACCACGCTGACCTACACCTTCAATTTTCGGAATCGAGCTACCGGGGTCATCGGCGCAGCATCCAGTTATGTGCAGCTTTTAGCGCCTTTTGACCCTACCAATACAGGCAGGGAAAAGCTGGCGGCCGGTACGCAGCATTATTGGAAATCGGTGGGAATGGATTTTACGTCCAGCCCCCGCACTAAGTTCACGTACGCGTTCAGTTCACGTTACGGCGGTTTTTATGCCAACGGCAACCGGTTCAACGTAAAAACAACGCTCGGGTATCGCTTTCAGCCATACGTTGCTACCAAATTTTCGGTAGATTATAATAAAATTACCCTCCCCTACCTCAAAACGCCCGTGGAGCTGTGGCTTGTGGGTCCTCGGGTAGACATTACGTTTACCAACAGCCTGTTCTGGACCACATTCGTACAATATAACAGTCAGGCCAAGAACATCAACCTCAACACCCGTCTGCAATGGCGCTATCAGCCTGCTTCTGACCTGTTTATCGTGTATACCGACAATTATTTACCCGAAAACCTCATGGTCAAGAACCGCGCAATCGTGTTGAAACTGACGTATTGGTGGAACGTGTAG
- a CDS encoding HAD family hydrolase: MSITVIAFDADDTLWANEPFFLETEQKFCGLLEDYLPHHSISQELYKTQIDNISLYGYGVKSFILSMVETALRISENTLGMAVIEKIIALGKEMLEKPIELLDDVEHVLQSLSVHYRLVVATKGDLLDQERKLRKSGLEHYFHHIEIMSEKKEADYQKLLKHLDILPNEFAMVGNSLKSDVLPVLALGGHGFHVPFHTTWAYETVEHHIEHENFRELKKIREVLVHLVPEH, from the coding sequence ATGAGCATTACAGTAATTGCGTTTGACGCAGATGATACGCTTTGGGCCAATGAGCCTTTTTTTCTGGAAACCGAACAAAAATTCTGCGGCTTGCTGGAAGACTATCTCCCTCACCACAGTATCTCGCAGGAGTTGTACAAAACCCAGATCGACAATATTTCGCTCTATGGCTACGGCGTCAAGAGTTTTATTTTGAGCATGGTCGAAACGGCCCTGCGTATTTCCGAAAATACATTGGGGATGGCAGTCATCGAAAAAATCATTGCACTGGGCAAAGAAATGCTCGAAAAACCGATTGAACTCTTAGACGATGTCGAGCACGTGCTGCAATCACTGTCGGTCCATTATCGGTTGGTGGTGGCAACCAAAGGGGATTTGCTCGACCAAGAGCGAAAACTTCGTAAGTCGGGACTGGAGCACTATTTTCATCACATTGAGATCATGAGTGAAAAAAAGGAAGCTGATTACCAAAAGCTCCTCAAACACCTCGACATTCTGCCCAATGAATTTGCGATGGTCGGCAACTCCCTCAAATCGGATGTCTTGCCGGTATTGGCCCTCGGCGGACACGGTTTTCACGTTCCGTTTCATACCACTTGGGCATATGAAACCGTTGAGCACCATATTGAACACGAAAATTTTCGGGAATTGAAAAAAATCAGGGAAGTATTAGTTCATTTAGTGCCTGAGCACTAG
- a CDS encoding TonB-dependent receptor: MHLVIYFIVLFLFTSTATFAQTLTQTIKGQVTDAESRQPLAGASVIVTSIQPLKGGQTDANGFFRLEDVPVGRHTLKITFMGYENGLVQELVVGSGKEVELSVRLTESLQQLETVTVKAPTPHGTALNDMATVSARSFSVEQVKRYAAAINDPARMALTYAGVAGNSEQSNALIIRGNSPKGVLWRMEGVEIPNPNHFAEEGSTGGGISALSVNMLGNSDFFTGAFPAEYGNATSGVFDLKLRKGNHEKREYALQVGVLGADIAAEGPFSSDRKASYLVNYRYSTLELLKRAGIKIAGDATPDFQDGAFKLFFPVTKNSTVSLWGMGGLSRQLRNRTTQQDAFHSDRGVLGLNVTHFISEKSFVDATLSWSANRQTYDATRLQQVYIREENFTNQAYRLSAQFNHKFNARHSLRTGLIISNLRFQLLNRTTDGTKVSTTHNQQGDTYLVQAYSQWKYRISPVVTLNAGLHATQLTLNRQSSIEPRSGLRWTVAPRQALTVGVGVHSRMEALSTYFAEVKGKDGTISFANKNLALLKSAHFVAGYEFRPHEDWRWQAEVYYQRQYNVPIGTANTKSAVWRTESLLNLIDGYTTDSLVSDGTGRNYGLDLTVEKFLTDGLYFILTTSVYQAKYTARDGIERNGRFNGGFVQNILLGKEWKMGRAKTNTLAINVRSLWAGGNRYVPIDLAQSQKRNTTVRVYARSYEEQLPAYFRFDTRVSFTKNRRRTTSTVSIDIQNLFNRLNLFQPYYESTTKSIQFDTQLGLVPVVNWRLEF, encoded by the coding sequence ATGCATTTAGTTATTTATTTCATCGTTTTATTTCTTTTTACGTCTACTGCCACCTTTGCGCAAACACTGACCCAAACCATTAAAGGGCAGGTGACGGATGCCGAGTCGCGGCAGCCACTGGCAGGAGCGAGCGTGATTGTCACTTCGATACAGCCCTTGAAAGGCGGTCAAACAGACGCAAACGGATTCTTTAGACTTGAGGATGTTCCTGTGGGGCGGCATACTCTCAAGATTACGTTTATGGGTTACGAGAACGGGCTGGTGCAGGAGTTAGTGGTAGGGTCGGGCAAGGAAGTCGAGCTCAGCGTTCGCCTGACCGAATCACTGCAACAACTGGAAACGGTTACGGTCAAAGCCCCTACTCCGCACGGAACGGCACTCAATGACATGGCGACGGTCTCGGCGCGCTCGTTTTCGGTCGAGCAGGTAAAGCGTTACGCGGCGGCTATCAATGACCCTGCCCGCATGGCCCTGACATACGCGGGCGTAGCGGGCAACAGCGAGCAAAGCAACGCGCTCATCATCCGGGGCAACAGTCCCAAGGGCGTTCTGTGGCGGATGGAAGGTGTCGAGATTCCCAACCCCAATCATTTTGCCGAAGAAGGCTCCACGGGCGGCGGCATCAGCGCCCTGAGCGTAAACATGTTGGGTAATTCCGATTTTTTTACGGGCGCTTTTCCCGCTGAATACGGCAATGCCACCTCGGGCGTCTTTGACCTCAAGCTTCGCAAAGGCAATCACGAAAAACGTGAATACGCGCTGCAAGTGGGCGTTTTGGGAGCCGACATTGCCGCCGAAGGGCCTTTTTCTTCCGACCGAAAAGCGTCTTATTTGGTCAATTACCGCTATTCTACCCTCGAATTGCTCAAAAGGGCAGGCATTAAAATTGCCGGAGATGCCACTCCTGATTTTCAGGATGGGGCCTTTAAATTATTCTTTCCCGTCACCAAAAACAGCACCGTCTCTTTGTGGGGGATGGGCGGATTGAGCCGACAACTGCGAAATCGTACGACCCAACAGGACGCCTTTCATTCCGACCGTGGGGTGCTGGGGCTCAACGTTACCCATTTTATTTCCGAAAAATCGTTTGTCGATGCCACCCTGAGTTGGTCGGCCAACCGCCAAACCTATGATGCTACTCGCCTGCAACAGGTGTATATTCGCGAAGAGAATTTTACCAATCAGGCGTATCGGCTGTCGGCCCAATTTAACCACAAATTCAACGCCCGGCACTCGCTGCGTACGGGTTTGATCATAAGCAACTTACGCTTTCAACTCCTCAACCGCACCACCGACGGCACCAAGGTCAGCACGACGCACAACCAACAGGGAGACACGTACTTAGTACAGGCTTACAGCCAATGGAAATACCGCATCTCGCCGGTGGTCACGCTGAATGCGGGCCTGCACGCCACGCAGCTGACCTTGAACCGACAATCTTCCATTGAGCCGCGCAGCGGTTTGCGGTGGACCGTTGCCCCGCGTCAGGCGCTGACGGTGGGCGTGGGTGTTCACAGCCGGATGGAAGCGCTATCGACCTACTTTGCCGAAGTCAAAGGCAAAGACGGCACCATCAGTTTTGCCAATAAGAATTTAGCTTTACTCAAATCGGCTCATTTTGTGGCAGGCTACGAATTCCGTCCCCATGAGGATTGGCGCTGGCAGGCAGAGGTGTATTATCAGCGTCAGTACAACGTTCCGATTGGCACTGCTAACACCAAAAGTGCCGTTTGGCGCACCGAATCGCTGCTCAATCTCATCGACGGCTACACCACCGACTCACTCGTGAGCGACGGAACGGGTCGAAATTACGGACTGGACCTCACGGTTGAAAAATTCCTGACCGACGGGCTGTATTTCATCCTGACCACTTCCGTCTACCAAGCCAAATACACCGCCCGCGACGGGATAGAACGCAACGGCCGTTTCAACGGTGGGTTTGTGCAGAATATTTTGTTGGGAAAAGAATGGAAAATGGGTCGGGCCAAAACCAATACGCTGGCAATCAACGTGCGGAGCCTGTGGGCGGGCGGCAACCGCTACGTACCGATTGACTTGGCGCAATCTCAAAAACGCAACACCACCGTACGCGTTTATGCACGCTCTTACGAAGAACAACTGCCCGCCTATTTTCGCTTCGATACCCGAGTCAGCTTTACCAAAAACCGCCGTCGTACCACTTCCACCGTTTCCATAGATATCCAGAATCTCTTCAATCGCCTCAATCTGTTCCAGCCTTATTACGAATCTACTACCAAAAGCATTCAGTTTGATACGCAGTTGGGCCTCGTACCCGTTGTGAACTGGCGATTGGAATTTTAA
- a CDS encoding helix-turn-helix domain-containing protein, with translation MVYHFFRDQLGADLSLHIDNKDFDRQFFGKNRPEKYLTIAYNCGEAQKVTVDEVTYAFPANSILPLVVNQSFHFEKPEHIVAWQFNREFYCIIDHDQEVSCVGFLFYGWNRTLFLPLDAAHRRKIDLLIQIFIDEFETVDTIQSEMLLMLLKRLIIIITRLAKQQQFSETELPDARFDIIREYNILVEHHYKKQHQVAFYAEKLNRSPKTLSNYFAIYGTKTPQQLIHERIMLEAKRLFYYTDKSAKEVAYELGFEDAAYFSHFLKKQTGISTTDFKNKRPKALEGK, from the coding sequence ATGGTGTATCATTTTTTCCGTGATCAGCTGGGTGCTGATTTGTCGTTACACATTGATAATAAAGATTTTGACCGACAATTTTTCGGCAAAAACCGTCCTGAAAAATACCTCACAATCGCCTACAATTGCGGCGAAGCACAAAAGGTAACGGTGGATGAAGTCACCTATGCATTTCCTGCCAACAGCATTTTACCGTTGGTGGTCAATCAATCTTTTCATTTTGAGAAGCCCGAACATATTGTGGCCTGGCAGTTCAATCGGGAGTTTTACTGCATCATTGACCATGATCAGGAAGTGAGTTGTGTAGGTTTCCTTTTTTACGGATGGAATCGTACGCTCTTTTTACCGCTTGATGCCGCCCACCGGCGAAAAATAGATCTGTTGATTCAAATCTTCATTGATGAATTTGAAACGGTTGATACCATTCAATCCGAAATGCTGCTGATGCTGCTCAAACGGCTCATTATCATTATTACACGTTTGGCGAAGCAACAGCAGTTCAGTGAAACAGAACTTCCCGATGCTCGGTTTGACATCATTCGAGAATACAATATTTTGGTTGAGCACCATTACAAAAAGCAGCATCAGGTTGCTTTTTATGCCGAAAAACTCAACAGATCACCAAAAACGCTCTCCAATTACTTTGCCATTTACGGCACCAAAACCCCTCAGCAACTCATCCACGAGCGCATCATGCTTGAAGCCAAACGCCTGTTTTATTACACTGACAAGTCAGCCAAAGAAGTAGCGTACGAACTGGGCTTTGAAGATGCGGCGTATTTCAGCCATTTTTTAAAAAAACAAACGGGTATTTCAACGACTGATTTCAAAAACAAACGCCCCAAGGCCCTCGAAGGGAAATAA
- a CDS encoding carboxymuconolactone decarboxylase family protein, with protein sequence MSTFTVPTKDQVSETNQAIFDNLQKALGFVPNLYAAIAHSDNGLAKFLAYQNAKTSLSNKEKEVINLVVSEVNGCVYCLAAHTAIGKMNGFSDEEILRLRSGHSSIPKFDALVKFAKEVTQHKGHADEATVNAFYAAGYTHGHLVDVILQVSDKTAMNYLHNLTQVPVDFPAAPVLEEALS encoded by the coding sequence ATGTCAACTTTCACCGTTCCCACCAAAGACCAAGTATCTGAAACGAACCAAGCCATTTTTGATAACCTCCAAAAAGCCCTTGGGTTTGTCCCCAACCTTTACGCTGCCATTGCTCATTCTGACAACGGTTTGGCTAAATTTTTGGCCTATCAAAACGCCAAAACCTCATTGAGCAACAAAGAAAAAGAAGTAATCAATCTGGTGGTAAGCGAAGTAAACGGGTGCGTCTACTGTTTGGCCGCTCACACTGCCATCGGCAAAATGAACGGTTTTTCCGACGAAGAAATTCTTCGCCTTCGTTCGGGCCACAGTTCCATTCCGAAATTTGATGCGTTGGTAAAATTCGCTAAAGAAGTAACGCAGCATAAAGGCCACGCCGACGAAGCCACCGTCAATGCTTTTTATGCTGCCGGCTACACCCACGGTCATTTAGTGGATGTCATTCTTCAGGTAAGTGATAAAACAGCCATGAATTACCTGCACAATTTGACACAGGTTCCCGTTGATTTTCCGGCAGCCCCTGTGTTAGAAGAAGCATTGTCTTAA
- a CDS encoding pyridoxamine 5'-phosphate oxidase family protein, whose amino-acid sequence MNTDPTSEETDYVPFVNEECGDTMWNEVLNQELPPENEKPQNYASLAFTEPVKALQEKYRSRAAYDRIEHSVENKGFTPEEIHFISQRDSFYLATIGENGFPYIQHRGGPKGFLQVLDPFTLGFADFSGNKQYISVGNLQTHANVSLILMDYARRTRLKLYAQAEILSVSEHPELLKKLVPAHSTHTTERLLVLHVKAFDWNCPKYITPRYTLEEFQEMMAGKRPFPQ is encoded by the coding sequence ATGAACACAGACCCAACTTCCGAAGAAACCGATTATGTCCCCTTTGTCAATGAAGAATGCGGCGATACGATGTGGAATGAAGTACTGAATCAGGAATTACCTCCTGAGAATGAGAAACCTCAAAATTATGCTTCGCTGGCGTTTACCGAACCGGTGAAAGCATTACAGGAAAAATACCGGAGCCGTGCCGCTTATGACCGTATAGAGCACTCTGTCGAAAATAAAGGCTTTACACCGGAGGAAATCCATTTTATTTCGCAGCGGGACAGTTTTTACCTGGCAACCATCGGCGAAAACGGCTTCCCGTATATACAGCACCGGGGCGGGCCAAAGGGGTTTTTACAGGTGCTCGACCCGTTTACCCTGGGCTTTGCGGATTTCAGCGGCAATAAACAATACATTTCGGTCGGCAATCTTCAAACCCACGCCAACGTATCGCTGATCCTGATGGATTACGCCCGGCGAACGCGTTTGAAGCTTTACGCCCAAGCGGAGATCCTTTCGGTAAGTGAACATCCCGAACTGTTGAAAAAGTTAGTCCCCGCCCACTCTACCCACACAACAGAGCGTCTTTTGGTCCTGCATGTCAAAGCATTTGACTGGAATTGTCCGAAATACATTACCCCTCGCTACACCCTCGAAGAGTTTCAGGAGATGATGGCAGGGAAGCGGCCGTTCCCGCAGTGA
- a CDS encoding amidohydrolase family protein, which yields MTIDSHQHFWIYDAERDAWINDQMTRIRQNFLPEDLFPILQTNGVDGCVAVQADQSEAETLFLLALAEKYSGFVKGVVGWVDLRAANLYEKLEYYSQYELLKGFRHVAQAEPDDFLSRPEVIKGIRQLTAFDFTYDILIYPTQLKAALHLVRELPQVDFVVDHLAKPYIKDQKINTWSNYMRQLAAQPHVLCKVSGMVTEADWQHWTQKDFYPYLDVLFESFGPERLMFGSDWPVCLVAAEYEQVIGLVRDYMTNVGFSASDRAKVFGENATRFYRLEE from the coding sequence ATGACCATCGACTCTCATCAGCATTTTTGGATTTACGACGCCGAGCGCGACGCATGGATCAACGATCAAATGACGCGCATTCGGCAAAATTTCTTACCCGAAGACCTGTTTCCCATTTTACAGACCAACGGCGTAGACGGGTGCGTAGCGGTGCAGGCCGATCAATCGGAAGCCGAAACCCTCTTTTTGCTGGCATTGGCCGAAAAATATTCGGGATTTGTCAAAGGGGTAGTCGGCTGGGTTGATTTGCGGGCGGCCAATCTCTACGAAAAATTGGAATACTATTCGCAATATGAACTTCTGAAAGGCTTTCGGCACGTAGCTCAGGCCGAACCCGACGATTTTCTGTCCCGGCCGGAGGTCATCAAAGGTATTCGTCAATTGACCGCTTTTGATTTTACGTACGATATCCTCATCTATCCCACACAGCTTAAAGCGGCTCTGCACTTGGTGCGCGAACTGCCGCAGGTGGATTTTGTGGTGGACCACTTAGCCAAACCGTACATCAAAGACCAAAAGATCAATACTTGGTCCAATTACATGCGACAGTTGGCCGCGCAGCCGCATGTACTTTGTAAGGTGTCGGGCATGGTCACGGAAGCGGATTGGCAGCATTGGACCCAAAAAGACTTTTATCCGTACCTGGACGTGCTGTTTGAGTCTTTTGGGCCGGAGCGATTGATGTTCGGGTCCGATTGGCCCGTCTGTCTGGTCGCGGCCGAATATGAGCAGGTGATCGGCCTCGTGCGCGACTATATGACAAACGTAGGTTTCTCCGCAAGCGACCGGGCAAAGGTCTTCGGCGAGAATGCAACGCGTTTTTATCGGTTGGAAGAGTAG